Genomic window (Pseudomonas xantholysinigenes):
CGATAGGCAGCGAAGGCATCCTCGGCGCCGTTCACCTGCGGGTACCAGTGGTAGCCAGCGAACAGCTCATCAGCACCCTGGCCGCTCTGCACACCTTTGCAATGCTTGGCCACCTCCCGCGAGAGCAGGTAGAAGGCGATGCAGTCATGGCTGACCATCGGCTCGCTCATGGCGCGGAAGGCAGCTGGCAGTTGCTCGATGATCTCGTGCTCGGCGATGCGCAGCTTGTGGTGGCGGGTGTGGTAATGGCTGGCGATCAGGTCGGAGTACTGGAACTCGTCGCCGCGCTCGCCGCCGGCGTCCTCGAAGCCGATGGAGAAGGTCGACAGGTCGTCCACGCCGGCCTCGCGCAGCAGGCCGACCAGCAGGCTGGAGTCGACGCCGCCGGAGAGCAGCACGCCAACATCCACCGCTGCGCGCTGGCGAATCGCCACGGCGTCGCGGGTGGCGTCGAGCACGCGGCTGGTCCAGCCTTCCAGGTCGAGTTCGCGCTCGTCCGGGTTCGGGCCGTAGTGCAGTTGCCACCAGGTCTGGCGCTCGACCTCGCCATGGCGGTCGATGCGCATCCAGGTGCCGGGCTCGAGCTTCTGCACGTTGGCCAGCAGGGTGCGTGGCGCCGGCACCACGGCATGGAAGTTGAGGTAGTGGTTGAGCGCCACCGGGTCGATCATCGGGTCGATGTCGCCGCCCTTGAGCAAGGCTGGCAGGGTCGAGGCGAAGCGCAGGCGCTCGCCGTTGCGCGACAGATACAAGGGCTTCACGCCGAGGCGGTCGCGGGCCAGGAACAGGCGCTGGGCATCGCGCTCCCAGATCGCCAGGGCGAACATGCCGTTGAGTTTGGGCAGCAGCGCCGCGCCCCAGGCGTGGTAGCCCTTGAGCAGCACCTCGGTGTCGCCGTCGGACCAGAAGCTGTAGCCCAGGGTCTGCAGTTCTTCGCGCAGTTCGGGGAAGTTGTAGATGGCGCCATTGAAGGCCAGCGACAGGCCCAGGGTGCTGTCGACCATGGGCTGGGCCGAGCCGTCGGACAGGTCCATGATCTTCAGCCGGCGGTGGCCGAGGGCGATCGGGCCCTGGCTATGGAAGCCCCAGGCGTCGGGGCCGCGGGGCGCCAGGTGGTGGGTGATGCGCTCCACCGCGGCGAGGTCCGCCGGGCGAGGGGCTTGGTCGATGGGGGTGAAACGTAACTCTCCTGCTAATCCGCACATAAGTCCTTACCGGTTTTGCCGTTGGGGAAGGTGCCCAAAATGGGGGCACTTAGGTAGGGACCGGAGCAGGTTGTGAGAGTTTTAGATCAATCTGTTATATGTGTTGTCGGGGACTGGGACCGCTGTGCGGTCCTTTCGCGGCACAAGGCCGCTCAGGGGAACGCGCATCTCTCTGGAGCGGCCTTGTGCCGCGAAAGGGCCGCAAAGCGACCCCGGCGATCCGGCTATTTACCGCGAATCAACCGGCGCAATGCGAACCTGTTCGGGTGGCAGGCCTCGGCCACGGCTCTGGCCATTGGCAACGGCTCACCACTGACCCACGCCGCAATCAACTCCCCGGACAGCGGTGCAGTAATCAAACCGCGCGAACCATGCCCGCTGTTCACATACAAC
Coding sequences:
- a CDS encoding N-acetylglutaminylglutamine amidotransferase; translation: MCGLAGELRFTPIDQAPRPADLAAVERITHHLAPRGPDAWGFHSQGPIALGHRRLKIMDLSDGSAQPMVDSTLGLSLAFNGAIYNFPELREELQTLGYSFWSDGDTEVLLKGYHAWGAALLPKLNGMFALAIWERDAQRLFLARDRLGVKPLYLSRNGERLRFASTLPALLKGGDIDPMIDPVALNHYLNFHAVVPAPRTLLANVQKLEPGTWMRIDRHGEVERQTWWQLHYGPNPDERELDLEGWTSRVLDATRDAVAIRQRAAVDVGVLLSGGVDSSLLVGLLREAGVDDLSTFSIGFEDAGGERGDEFQYSDLIASHYHTRHHKLRIAEHEIIEQLPAAFRAMSEPMVSHDCIAFYLLSREVAKHCKGVQSGQGADELFAGYHWYPQVNGAEDAFAAYREAFFDRSHAEYRDTVQAPWRLDNDAAGDFVREHFANPGAPDAVDKALRLDSTVMLVDDPVKRVDNMTMAWGLEARTPFLDYRLVELSARIPARFKLPDGGKQVLKQAARRVIPHAVIDRKKGYFPVPGLKHLQGATLDWVRELLTDPSQDRGLFNPAMLDRLLSNPHGQLTPLRGSKLWQLAALNLWLSEQGI